The stretch of DNA TGAAAACTAAATAAGAGTAACAACGACATCAAAAAAACAGAAGGCTGAAGCAACTATTTTTAATAGGAGCTGAAGCTGGATTGAAACAAGGCTATTAAATTAGCACGCTTATTTACTGAAACAACTTAGTTAAGTGAATAAGGGCGCACGGTGGATGCCTTGGCACTAGGAGCTGACGAAGGACGGGACTAACACCGATATGCCTCGGGGAGTTGTAAGTAAACTTTGATCCGGGGATTTCCGAATGGGGAAACCCACTGTTCGTAATGGAGCAGTACCTATACCTCAATACATAGGGTATAGGGAGCAGACCCGGGGAACTGAAACATCTCAGTACCTGGAGGAAGAGAAAGAAACCTCGATTTCCTGAGTAGCGGCGAGCGAAACGGAAAGAGCCCAAACCAGAAAGCTTGCTTTCTGGGGTTGTAGGACACTCCTTTGGAGTTACAAAGAAATTCTTTAAATGAATCGATCTGGAAAGGTCAGCCAAAGAAGGTAACAGCCCTGTAATTGAAAAGGAATTTCCTCCGGAGTGTATCCTGAGTACGGCGGAACACGTGGAATTCCGTCGGAATCCGGGAGGACCATCTCCCAAGGCTAAATACTCCCTAGTGACCGATAGTGAACCAGTACCGTGAGGGAAAGGTGAAAAGCACCCCGGAAGGGGAGTGAAATAGAACCTGAAACCGTGTGCCTACAAGTAGTCGAAGCCCGTTAATGGGTGACGGCGTACCTTTTGTAGAATGGACCGGCGAGTTACGATCCCATGCAAGGTTAAGTGGAAGACACGGAGCCGCAGCGAAAGCGAGTCTGAATAGGGCGAATATAGTATGTGGTCGTAGACCCGAAACCGTGTGATCTACCCATGTCCAGGGTGAAGGTCAGGTAACACTGACTGGAGGCCCGAACCCACGTATGTTGAAAAATGCGGGGATGAGGTGTGGGTAGGGGTGAAATGCCAATCGAACACGGAGATAGCTGGTTCTCTCCGAAATAGCTTTAGGGCTAGCCTCAAGATGATGAGTACTGGAGGTAGAGCACTGATTGGACTAGGGGCCCCTACCGGGTTACCGAATTCAGTCAAACTCCGAATGCCAGTTACTTAAACTTGGGAGTCAGACTATGGGTGATAAGGTTCATAGTCGAAAGGGAAACAGCCCAGACCGCCAGCTAAGGTCCCAAAGTATACGTTAAGTGGAAAAGGATGTGGAGTTGCCCAGACAACCAGGATGTTGGCTTAGAAGCAGCCACCATTTAAAGAGTGCGTAATAGCTCACTGGTCGAGTGACTCTGCGCCGAAAATGTACCGGGGCTAAACGTATCACCGAAGCTGCGGATTGTTCTTACGAACAATGGTAGGAGAGCGTTCTAAGTGCTGCGAAGTCAGACCGTGAGGACTGGTGGAGCGCTTAGAAGTGAGAATGCCGGTATGAGTAGCGAAAAAAGAGTGAGAATCTCTTTCACCGAATGCCTAAGGTTTCCTGAGGAAGGCTCGTCCTCTCAGGGTTAGTCGGGACCTAAGCCGAGGCCGATAGGCGTAGGCGATGGACAACAGGTAGATATTCCTGTACCACCTCATGATTGTTTGAGCGATGGGGGGACGCAGTAGGATAAGGAATGCGCACCGATGGACGTGTGCGCCCAAGCAGTGAGAAAGTCAGATAGGCAAATCCGTCTGGCAATTTCAAGCTGTGATGGGGAGGGAAATTGAGTACCGAAGTTCCGGATTTCACACTGCCAAGAAAAGCCTCTAGTTAGATCATAGGTGCCCGTACCGCAAACCGACACAGGTAGGCGAGGAGAGAATCCTAAGGTGAGCGGGAGAACTCTCGTTAAGGAACTCGGCAAAATGACCCCGTAACTTCGGGAGAAGGGGTGCTCCTTCATAGGAGGAGCCGCAGTGAATAGGCCCAAGCGACTGTTTAGCAAAAACACAGGTCTCTGCGAAGCCGAAAGGCGAAGTATAGGGGCTGACACCTGCCCGGTGCTGGAAGGTTAAGGGGACGAGTTAGCTCTTTGGAGCGAAGCTTTGAACCGAAGCCCCAGTAAACGGCGGCCGTAACTATAACGGTCCTAAGGTAGCGAAATTCCTTGTCGGGTAAGTTCCGACCCGCACGAAAGGTGCAACGACTTGGGCACTGTCTCAACGAGAGACCCGGTGAAATTATACTATGCGTGAAGATGCGCATTACCCGCGACAGGACGGAAAGACCCCGTGGAGCTTTACTGTAGCCTGATATTGAATGTTTGTGCAGCTTGTACAGGATAGGTGGGAGCCTTTGAAGCGTGAGCGCTAGCTTACGTGGAGGCACCCGTGGGATACCACCCTCGCTGTATGAACATTCTAACCCAGGACCGTGATCCGGTTCGGAGACAGTGTCAGGCGGGCAGTTTGACTGGGGCGGTCGCCTCCCAAAGAGTAACGGAGGCGCCCAAAGGTTCCCTCAGAATGGTTGGAAATCATTCGTAGAGTGTAAAGGCAGAAGGGAGCTTGACTGCGAGACCTACAAGTCGAGCAGGGACGAAAGTCGGGCTTAGTGATCCGGTGGTTCCGCATGGAAGGGCCATCGCTCAACGGATAAAAGCTACCCCGGGGATAACAGGCTTATCTCCCCCAAGAGTTCACATCGACGGGGAGGTTTGGCACCTCGATGTCGGCTCATCGCATCCTGGGGCTGTAGTCGGTCCCAAGGGTTGGGCTGTTCGCCCATTAAAGCGGTACGCGAGCTGGGTTCAGAACGTCGTGAGACAGTTCGGTCCCTATCCGTCGTGGGCGTTGGAAGTTTGAGAGGAGCTGTCCTTAGTACGAGAGGACCGGGATGGACACACCGCTGGTGTACCAGTTGTTCCGCCAGGAGCATGGCTGGGTAGCTACGTGTGGTAAGGATAAGTGCTGAAAGCATCTAAGCATGAAGCCCCCCTCAAGATGAAACTTCCCATCACTTCGAGTGAGTAAGATCCCTCAGAGACGATGAGGTTGATAGGTCCGAGGTGGAAGCGTGGCGACACGTGCAGCTGACGGATACTAATTGATCGAGGACTTATCTAAGTTCTTATATTGATGTCAAGTTACTCTTATTTAGTTTTTAGGGTACAAACCTAAATAACAAACAGACCAATTAGTCTGGTAGCGATAGCGAAGAGGCCACACCTGTTCCCATGCCGAACACAGAAGTTAAGCTCTTCAGCGCCGATGGTAGTTGGGGCTTTGCCCCTGCAAGAGTAGGACGCCGCCAGGCTGATTTTTGCTATCCAATTATTATTTTATATATTCCACAGTAGCTCAGTGGTAGAGCAATCGGCTGTTAACCGATCGGTCGTAGGTTCGAATCCTACCTGTGGAGCCATATGCTTCCATAGCTCAGTTCGGTAGAGCACTTCCATGGTAAGGAAGGGGTCAGCGGTTCAAGTCCGCTTGGAAGCTCTTTAGATAAACGCTTGTCCTGTATAGGATAGAGCGTTTTTTTGTGCTCTAATGTAATTAGCTCTCTGTGTTATGGCATAAAAACCACCCACGTTCATCAGGTATCTTCCATTAATGAACAAATTTCAATTCATTTATATGCATTTGGATTTTCTTCATCAAATCCTTCTCTTACTAAGCTACGGATTTCTTCTGTATCTCTATATATATTTTTTGGATTTCCTAAGTACTTACTTCGTGAGTTGTACGCCCATCAAACATCAGCTTCCTCTACTACAATTCATATAGAAATTTCACGCGTAATACATGTTAAATAGTCTTCTTATGCATTGAAAATCAAACTAGTGAACTTTCGAATTTTTTAAATTAGCTCTTATGTTAAAGAATGAAGATGAATATCGATAATATTACCGTTTTTTCAGAAAAATATTAAGTTAATTTTAAGTTAAATTTCTGTTTTAGTTTTATTAATTTCGAGGAGTTTATTCATGAGTAATTATTTTATTCGAGGCTTCTGTCCTATTCGTTAAAATAAAATTTTTTACCATTTTATTTGACAGAAAAATTAGATATTGGGTTAAAAATAGTTATAATTTATTATTTATATGATCGAAAAGTATCCTAATGAAATCTTTGTCTGTAAACATAAAATACTATATTTGGAAAAAATATGGAAATTGAGTCGTAAATACTATTTCCGTGTCGTTATATGCCGGTTATAGTGTAGGTGCAAGATATCAAGTGGTCAGCTAATTAGCGATTAGATTAAAAAAAAGGAGTGGTAGGTACCTAAATTGAAACGAAAAGAGTTCCAAACGATTTCAATCTTAATCAAGCATTACAGAACATTAAGTGTAATTGTCATTATTGGAAAATGGCGTTTTTAAAAGGTGCTTATATCAACTTTGTTTAGAAAAAGAGCCGGAGTGGAGGACAAAAGAAAACAATTTAAAATGATATAGAGGTGAAAACATGCTAGAAGAATTTTTAATCATTTTGCTATTAGCTTCATTAGCTATTTTCTTTGGAGTCAAAGATAAAATGATTAATGATAAAAATGTTGCAAGTATACCGGTCCGTATTAATGTAAATGGAATTAGAGGTAAATCTACTGTTACTAGACTAATAACAGGGGTTCTACAAGAAGCAGGTTATCATACTGTTGGCAAAACGACAGGAACTGATGCCAGGATGCTGTACTGGTTCGATTCCCAAGAGGCCCCTATTCAGAGAAGACTAGAAGGTCCAAATATCGGTGAACAAAGAAAAGTCATTTCTAAAGCTTCGGATTTAAAAGCTGATGCATTAGTAAGTGAGTGTATGGCAGTTAAACCTGATTATCAAATCGTTTTTCAAGATAAAATATTACAAGCAAACATCGGGTTAATTGTAAATGTTTTAGAAGATCATATGGACGTATTAGGACCGACATTAAAAGAAGTTGCAGACTCATTTTCTGAGGCAATCCCTCATAATGGTGATTTAATTATCAATGATAGTCCCTATGTACCTCACTTTAGACAGATGGCCAAACAACGAAATACAAAGGTGCATGTATGTGATACATCTATTATCTCGGAGGATTTTCTTAAAAAATTTGAGTATATGGTATTCCCAGAAAACGCAGCATTAGCAATTGCTGTGGCAGATGTTCTTGGTATTGATCATGAAACGGCTTATAGAGGAATGTTAAAGGCATGGCCAGATCCAGGTGCTATGCAGATTATTCCAATAGGTGATAAGAATAAACCTAGTTTCTTAGTAAATGGATTTAGTGCGAACGATCCAATGTCTACACTCAATATTTGGGAGCGTGTGAAGCAACTAAGTTATCCTACAGATGATCCCGTTGTTATCATGAATACCCGCTCGGATCGTTTAAATCGTACGGAACAATTTATCAAACAAGTGCTACCAAATATACAGGCAGAAACATTAGTTGTAATGGGGGATAGTACGGGACTTATTGTAGAGGAGTATAAAAAAGGAACATTTCCTGTTAAGAACCTTTTAGATCTAGAAAAGACAAGCACCGAAGAAATTGTACGGGTACTTCAGCCATACTTATCAGACAAGACGATCTATGGTATTGGAAATATCCATGGCGGGGCTGATGAATTAGTAACTCGTCTAGAACAAATGAAAATCGTAAAAGAATCTGCTTAGAGAAAGGAATTGAAAAATGTTTGTATTTGATACGGGAGATGTTTATTTAGCTATAGCTGCCGGAGTAATTCTGAGCTTGTTTTATACAGAAAGGACAGGAATTATTCCAGCTGGATTAATTGTTCCGGGTTATATTGCCATGATGGTTAACGCCCCTGTGAGTATTGTTGTTACATTTATGATTGCTTTTTTGACCTATTTAATAGTTATGAAAGTAATTGGGAAATTTACGATTCTATACGGAAGAAGAAAATTTACAGCTATGATTATCATGGGAATCATAATGAAAGCAATTTTCGATTTTGGTCTACCCGGTTATGCAATTCCTGAAGCAGTAGGTGGGTTGGTTGCTATAGGGATTATCGTTCCTGGATTAATTGCAAATACAATAGAAAAGCAAGGAGTCATACCAACAGTTGGAAGTACAGTATTGCTTAGTGGATTTACCTTAGGAACAGTTGTATTAACAAACTATATTTAAGGAGGAAAATGAAATGGAAGCTATTTTAGACAAACCAAAAAAGAAACAAAAGTCAGGACTGACACTAAAAGAATGGGTTTTAAGAACAACTAAAATGCATAAGAAAAGAACAAGTATGGATACAGTTATGGGATTAATTATAACTTCGGTTGTCTTTCTCTTATCGTTAGTGTGATATAAATGCAAAAGAAAGAACGTTTCTTAGAACATAAACGTTTTTACATGATTACTTTCGGTTTAGTGTTATTAGTATCTATTATAATCATTGGTGTTATAAACACGGGAAATGAAAATGAAGGCCAATCTACAGATGATGATGATTTCATTCTTCATAATTCGACTTCAGAGGAGAACGGTTCATATGGCGTGTCGTCTGACAGTTCGATTGCAACGGAGGTTGGGATGAAAGTAATGGAACAAGGTGGTAATGCTGTGGATGCTGCTATCGCAATTAGTTTTGTCTTAGGTGTAGCAGAACCTTATGGGTCTGGAATTGGTGGCGGCGGAACGATGTTGATTCACCCTAATAATAATCAAGATCCAATAGTCTATGATTACCGTGAAACTGCTCCAGACGATAGCTTGTCGTCAAGTGGTATTGGGGTACCTGGCTTTATTAATGGAATGTACCGCGTACATGAAGATTTTGGGACTAAAAATATGGAACAGCTCATTAACCCTTCCATTCATTTCGCTGAAAATGGCGTTACAGTTAGTGAAACCTTGCACAATGCATTAGAAGACGATGAAAGTCGTTTATCCGATTTAGATCATTTATTTCCAGATGGAGAACCGATTAAAGAGGGAGATTTATTAGTACAGGAACAACTAGCAGAAACATTAGAAGATATTCAAAGAGATGGTCCCAGCGCTTTCTACCAAGGAGATATTGCTAATGAAATTAATGAAGAAGAGGATGATATCGAAGAGGAAGACTTAGAGACATATAAAACAGAGGTAAAAGATCCTATTCAAGGGAAATTTGGTGGATATGATGTGTTGGCACCTCCCCCACCATCAGGTGGAGTCATGTTAATTCAGATGTTAGAAATGGCGGAGTCATTAAATATTGAAGAAACAAAAGGTTATCCGTTGGCTTTCTCTTTAAAAATGGGGTTAATCAATCGGATAAGTTACGGTGATCGCTTAGAAAACATCGGTGATCCTAACTTTATAGATATGCCGATGAAAGAATTAATTTCAAAAGATCACATTGATCATCTCGCCTCTAAAATTCAAGGACTTGAATTGTCGGAAGAGTATCGTAGAGATTTAGAGTCAGATGCTGATAAAGAGAATCATGCGAACACGACACATTTTGTTGTGGTAGACAAAAATGGGATGATGGTTTCCGTAACCAATACACTAAGTGATTTATTTGGATCAGGAGAATATGTTGATGGATTTTTCTTAAATAATCAATTGAAAAATTTTAGTAATAAAGAGGATTCACCAAACCTACCTGAGTCAGGTAAGCGTCCATTTAGTTACACATCGCCAACCATATTAACTAAAGACGACTCACCTGTGATAGGCATTGGAAGTGCTGGTGGAAGAAAAATCACAACAATGATTGCTCAACAATTAGTAAAAACAATCAAATTTAATGAACCAATCCAAGCGTCGGTGAATAGTCCGAGAACGTTTTTAGAATTTAATGAGGATGTGTTGCAAGTCGAACAAGATTCTATATTTTTAAAGAATCCTGAAGATGTAGGTCTTGATGTGCAATCTATTGACGACATGGCTTATCATGGGAGCGTTCAGGGATTAATTATTGATGGTGAGAATGGAAAAATACATGGCTTTAGTGACAATAATAGAGACGGCAAATGGATGTCTAAATAAGTCATGGAGCTTAATTATTTAAAAGTATAAAAAGACGTGCTCCATACAAAAAGAGCACGTCTTTTTATAATTTAAAGCACATAACGCTTTTTCAACTAGAAAACACTTCTAATAAATGACTGATTATTCATTCATTTTATGGTAGAGTTATAATAACCTGCTTTTTAATGGATTGGAGAGTGAACCAGTTGCTAGAAATATATGATAGAGAAAATATTACCTGTGTTGAAATGACTGCTCCTAAAATGAGTAAAGTATTTATATTTTTAGTTGATGGAATGTTAGTCGATACTGGACCACAACGATTTGAACCGGAGCTAATTGATTTTTATCATAACATAAGTTTTGATTCTGTAGTTCTAACGCATAATCATGAGGATCACACTGGTACAGCTCCCTGGATACAAGAGAACTTAAATGTACCAATCTATTTGCATCCTAAAGGAATCGAGCTCTGTTTTGAAGATACGCCTTACCCTAAATATCGTCAATTAACATGGGGAGGACGGGAGCCTTTTAAACCTGAAGCCGTAAAAAATACGGTTCAATCCCGCAATAAAGAATGGGAAGTAATCTATACGCCAGGGCATGCAAATGATCATATTTGCTTGCTGGATAAACAATCAGGAACGCTGTTCTCTGGTGATTTGTTTGTAACGCCAAAAACGAAAGTAATTATGAAGGATGAATCGATTCCTCAGATCATGAATTCAATTCGAACCATCTTAACTTATGATATTGGCTCCATATTTTGTTGTCATGCTGGATATGTTCCAGATGGAAAAGAGAAATTAAAGCAAAAATTAGCTCACCTTGAAAACCTCTATGAAGAAATAAAATATTTACATCAAAAAGGCTGTTCTATTAATGAAATACATTCGAAATTATTTCCAAAGAGTTATTCGATAATATCTGTATCTAATGGAGAATGGGATTCTTTGCACATTGTTACTTCTATTGTGAATGATCTAAGGCAATAAAATAACAAAGCCCCAGACTAGGGGCTTTGTTCAACTATATCCTTTTATGCTTCTTCATTATTACTTTCGTTCTTCTCTTCTGTTGTATTACCTTCTGCATTATTGGATTCATCTACGGCTGCAGCTTCATTATCTGGTTGATGATTAATTTTTGATGCTAAAGTTTGTATTGGAGCTTCAGTATCATTTGTATTATTTCCACCTGTAATACGATTCAACATCGCATTTAGATCCAATCCTGTCATTTGTTTTAAGCTATCTTGCATATTGGTCATCATTGATGTAACAGAATTTGGAATACGGTCCATACCTTTACCATCACCATTGTCTAATATGCGGATAGAGTCCACATTAGAAATTGGCTCTGATACTGCACGAGCAAATTCTGGAAGCATTTCAATAACCATTTCAAGTAACATAACTTCTTTATGTTCATCAATTGCTTTCGCGCGCTCTCGTATAGCTTGCACTTCAGCTTGGCTCTTCTTGGCAATAACTTCTGCATCTGCTTCCCCTGCACGTTTTTTCGCTTCAGCAGCAGCTTCCGCACGTTTTACTTCTTCATAGTAATCTGCTTCAGCAGCAGCTCTACGTACTTCTACTTCTTTTTGTTCTAAATCTACTTTACGTTGTCTCTCTAATAATTGTATGTCTAATTCTTCTTGTTTTTTCTGACGATCAACTTTAAGTCGTTCATTCTCAACTTCTAGGGAGCGCTCTGCTTGTTCTAAGGAGTAAGCAGCTTCTGTTTTCGCACGCTCTCTATCTGTTTCAGCTTTAATTCTCGTATCAGTAAGTTCTTTAGCCTTTCGAGATTCAGAGATACTGATTTCTTTTTCGTAACGTTCAATTTCCACCTGTTCATTCATTTGCGCCTTATGAATTTCTGTTTCTCTTCTATTGGTAGCTTCTGCGATTTCTGCATGCTTTCTAATTTGTGCCGTTTCCGGTCTACCTAAGTTAGTTAAGTAGTCACTGTTATCTACATCACGTAAATCAGTTAAGCCTAAACTAGTGATACGGAATCCCATATCATCTAATTGCTTTTGGGCGATTTCCGTAACTTGTTGGTTAAAGCTCTCTCGATCATTATTAATATCTTCCACCGTTAACTTCGCTAGAATAGCTCTCAAGTTTGCAGCGAGAACTTCTGTAATTTCCTCATCGATTTCATCTTGGTCTTTACCTAGAAATTGTTCTGCATATCTGGCTATACCTTCTAAAGAATCTGCTACTTTTAACATAGCTACAGCCTCTGCTTCAATAGGAACTCCTTTTAATGTATGTACGGTTGGGCTGGTTATTTGTAATTGAAATGCTGTTAAAGGTACTGGTGTAGATGTTTGGAACATTCTTAGGCGGTGTCCACCACCACGAATGACTTTCATATATCTACCTTCATCATCTTGAAAGATGTTTCTTTCTTTTTCTGGGTCTCCGAGCTTTGGACCTGTAATAATTAAAGCAACATTTGAAGGAACAGTCTTATAGCGAAGTTTCATATAAACAAACCACACAATACCTCCAATGATTGCTAAACCTAGTAATGCTAACAAAATCGTAATGATTAACATAGATTCCATCAAATCACTCCTAAAAAAATATATAGTATCTAACTAGTACTATTGGCACCTCTCTTTCTGTTCAGTTACTAACATTCACAATATCAAATGAATTCAATTATTTCTATAAATTATTAGAATTTATTTGAAAAATTTTGCTTATCTGATCTACTGTTGTTTTAGATGGTTATTATCACCGTAAATATGATTTTGTTGATAAATCTCTAGTCGTTTTGAAGCAAATGGCTCTGTAACGGTGAATGTTTTTGCTATTGATAAAGCATTCATGTTTTTTTGATGTTGTAACATAAATGTCGGTATACAAAAATGATAAGAAAAATTATTTGCTTGATGTTCTTGGAGTTCGAAAAACAAAGGGTGCATGGATAACTGATTCCCACAATGTCTTAAGTAATGACACACCTCATGACCAAATTCTTG from Oceanobacillus iheyensis HTE831 encodes:
- the ggt gene encoding gamma-glutamyltransferase; this encodes MQKKERFLEHKRFYMITFGLVLLVSIIIIGVINTGNENEGQSTDDDDFILHNSTSEENGSYGVSSDSSIATEVGMKVMEQGGNAVDAAIAISFVLGVAEPYGSGIGGGGTMLIHPNNNQDPIVYDYRETAPDDSLSSSGIGVPGFINGMYRVHEDFGTKNMEQLINPSIHFAENGVTVSETLHNALEDDESRLSDLDHLFPDGEPIKEGDLLVQEQLAETLEDIQRDGPSAFYQGDIANEINEEEDDIEEEDLETYKTEVKDPIQGKFGGYDVLAPPPPSGGVMLIQMLEMAESLNIEETKGYPLAFSLKMGLINRISYGDRLENIGDPNFIDMPMKELISKDHIDHLASKIQGLELSEEYRRDLESDADKENHANTTHFVVVDKNGMMVSVTNTLSDLFGSGEYVDGFFLNNQLKNFSNKEDSPNLPESGKRPFSYTSPTILTKDDSPVIGIGSAGGRKITTMIAQQLVKTIKFNEPIQASVNSPRTFLEFNEDVLQVEQDSIFLKNPEDVGLDVQSIDDMAYHGSVQGLIIDGENGKIHGFSDNNRDGKWMSK
- a CDS encoding ImmA/IrrE family metallo-endopeptidase, whose amino-acid sequence is MHYSHLEDYIQHLYKSIKISSPSQLNMITIAERLGIQVSYGNVSFRFNDEIILRRGTKEQQWQEFGHEVCHYLRHCGNQLSMHPLFFELQEHQANNFSYHFCIPTFMLQHQKNMNALSIAKTFTVTEPFASKRLEIYQQNHIYGDNNHLKQQ
- a CDS encoding MBL fold metallo-hydrolase, yielding MLEIYDRENITCVEMTAPKMSKVFIFLVDGMLVDTGPQRFEPELIDFYHNISFDSVVLTHNHEDHTGTAPWIQENLNVPIYLHPKGIELCFEDTPYPKYRQLTWGGREPFKPEAVKNTVQSRNKEWEVIYTPGHANDHICLLDKQSGTLFSGDLFVTPKTKVIMKDESIPQIMNSIRTILTYDIGSIFCCHAGYVPDGKEKLKQKLAHLENLYEEIKYLHQKGCSINEIHSKLFPKSYSIISVSNGEWDSLHIVTSIVNDLRQ
- the pgsC gene encoding poly-gamma-glutamate biosynthesis protein PgsC, producing the protein MFVFDTGDVYLAIAAGVILSLFYTERTGIIPAGLIVPGYIAMMVNAPVSIVVTFMIAFLTYLIVMKVIGKFTILYGRRKFTAMIIMGIIMKAIFDFGLPGYAIPEAVGGLVAIGIIVPGLIANTIEKQGVIPTVGSTVLLSGFTLGTVVLTNYI
- a CDS encoding flotillin family protein; translation: MESMLIITILLALLGLAIIGGIVWFVYMKLRYKTVPSNVALIITGPKLGDPEKERNIFQDDEGRYMKVIRGGGHRLRMFQTSTPVPLTAFQLQITSPTVHTLKGVPIEAEAVAMLKVADSLEGIARYAEQFLGKDQDEIDEEITEVLAANLRAILAKLTVEDINNDRESFNQQVTEIAQKQLDDMGFRITSLGLTDLRDVDNSDYLTNLGRPETAQIRKHAEIAEATNRRETEIHKAQMNEQVEIERYEKEISISESRKAKELTDTRIKAETDRERAKTEAAYSLEQAERSLEVENERLKVDRQKKQEELDIQLLERQRKVDLEQKEVEVRRAAAEADYYEEVKRAEAAAEAKKRAGEADAEVIAKKSQAEVQAIRERAKAIDEHKEVMLLEMVIEMLPEFARAVSEPISNVDSIRILDNGDGKGMDRIPNSVTSMMTNMQDSLKQMTGLDLNAMLNRITGGNNTNDTEAPIQTLASKINHQPDNEAAAVDESNNAEGNTTEEKNESNNEEA
- the pgsB gene encoding poly-gamma-glutamate synthase PgsB, encoding MLEEFLIILLLASLAIFFGVKDKMINDKNVASIPVRINVNGIRGKSTVTRLITGVLQEAGYHTVGKTTGTDARMLYWFDSQEAPIQRRLEGPNIGEQRKVISKASDLKADALVSECMAVKPDYQIVFQDKILQANIGLIVNVLEDHMDVLGPTLKEVADSFSEAIPHNGDLIINDSPYVPHFRQMAKQRNTKVHVCDTSIISEDFLKKFEYMVFPENAALAIAVADVLGIDHETAYRGMLKAWPDPGAMQIIPIGDKNKPSFLVNGFSANDPMSTLNIWERVKQLSYPTDDPVVIMNTRSDRLNRTEQFIKQVLPNIQAETLVVMGDSTGLIVEEYKKGTFPVKNLLDLEKTSTEEIVRVLQPYLSDKTIYGIGNIHGGADELVTRLEQMKIVKESA